A part of Salvelinus alpinus chromosome 5, SLU_Salpinus.1, whole genome shotgun sequence genomic DNA contains:
- the LOC139577022 gene encoding protein shortage in chiasmata 1 ortholog-like, producing MNPLAAQLMLRRGPTRHWLLGASLSQLQELLSEVPHKVIKLFSDTPSLYKLTAAASSPESHTEFTHQKDHSSSTDPCATSRDNQHPHIATHTHTATRTIQAYPQQLPRWLPQC from the exons ATGAACCCTCTAGCGGCTCAGCTGATGTTGAGGAGGGGCCCCACTCGCCACTGGCTCCTGGGGGCCTCCCTCTCCCAGCTGCAGGAGCTGCTCTCTGAGGTCCCTCACAAAGTCATCAAG CTCTTCAGTGACACCCCGTCTCTGTACAAGCTGACTGCAGCAGCCTCCTCTCCAGAGTCTCACACTGAGTTCACTCATCAGAAAGACCACAGTAGCTCCACCGACCCTTGTGCCACCAGCAGAGACAACCAACACCCACACATcgcgacccacacacacactgcgacGAGAACCATTCAAGCCTATCCCCAACAGCTGCCTCGCTGGCTCCCCCAGTGCTGA